Sequence from the Primulina huaijiensis isolate GDHJ02 chromosome 16, ASM1229523v2, whole genome shotgun sequence genome:
CtagaattaaaattatatattagatGGAGAGTTATAAATTTTTACAGTACAAATTTTGATGATCAAATGGAATTTATCAATTCAAAGACAGTAATAccatatttctaaaaaaaatttaaaaaataaaaaaatgtgaacaagataaatatatatggtataaatgatttttactttTCAACATTTGTTAAGCAATCGACAttgttatatactatttaaaTATGTAACATAAATTGTAATACAAAATAGAGTTGTGcatggatttgaaattattatttatgttatcgagaaattttatttttgatcttattttttattttattgtgattttggttttatgtattttttattataattctcaataattatctttatttttcccATTTTTAGTAATTTCTTAATATGATAgtgatataatattaatatgatatcgaaaaataaaatgttatattaGAGTATTCAACgaactaaaatatataataaatgcgCAAACTTTTGCTAAAACTCGAACAGTTTATTGAAAACTCGCttcaaatatgaaatttttccgtaattatctcaaaaaatatgaaatataaagTCAGTGcattttcaagaaaatgcaCCTTCGGTCTCGCCGGGTCCCGCAGTAGCACTAGTCTCCCCTCTGCTGCTGCCTATAAAAGCCCTCTGCCACCGCCTGTGAAATTCCCCAatctctttcctctcattttttttCGGAAGTAGGTTTTCACCGCAGTCCTTTTTCTTTCGTATTATCCATCAATCGAAGGACATCCCACTTCTATGGGGAGATTTTACTTGCATGTTGTACTCCTGATTTTCTCAAATTCCATTGTTTCAGGTACCTACATCGACTAATGATGAAGATttttcttgattaattaatttcgGGAATGGGCAATTTAATGTTGTGACTGTGTCAGTTTTGATGAAATAACGCGAGTTTTTTTCTATGATTTGCCGCTTACAGGAGTATATTCAGCTGGTACATTCACATTCGTTAACAAGTGTGCGTTCACGGTCTGGCCAGGCATTCTATCGAACGCTGGTATCGCATCTCTCGAGCCAACAGGATTCTCTCTGCAAACAGGCGAAACGAAAATCATCAGCGCACCGGCGTCTTGGGGTGGGCGTTTCTGGGGCAGGACACAGTGCGGTTTTGACTCCACCGGGAAATTCTCTTGCGTCACAGGGGATTGTGGCTCCGGAAAGGTGGAATGCGCAGGGTCTGGCGCTGCGCCGCCTGCAACTCTGGCGGAATTCACCCTCAACGGCTACGGGGGGAAAGATTTCTACGACGTCAGCCTCGTGGACGGGTACAACATCCCGATGCTGTTGGTGCCGCAAGGCGGATCCGGGACGAACTGTACAAACACGGGATGTATAAGGGATCTGAACAGTGCTTGCCCGTCTGCCCTCCAGGTGATGAGCTCCGGCGGGGAGCGCGTGGCGTGCAAGAGCGCTTGCGAGGCATTAGGGAACGACGAGTACTGCTGCGTAGGCGCGTACGGCACACCGCAATCCTGCCAGCCGACTCAGTACTCCCAGCTGTTCAAAAGCGCGTGCCCACAAGCATACAGCTACGCTTACGATGATTCCACCAGCACCTTCACATGTACCGGTGCCGACTACATCGTCATGTTTTGTCCTTCACCCAACACCAGGTACTTTTACCAAATTGCCCATTTTACAAGAGGGACACTTTTGTCCagtcaaccaaaaaaatgttggCTTGTGGATTAATCATGGTTTGATCTCGATCGAGCTCAACATAGTTTATCCAATTGACCTTGAATCCGCAGCTCGAGTGATATTTTTAGAAACCAGTTTAGTCCATTTTTGTATCGCCGACACATTTTGCTTAGACGAAAAGAATTATTAATGTAAGCCGACACAACTTGGTTGCCCCCCCGTCAGAAAACTAACGGTCATTTCACAACGTATCTGTCATCTCtgacatacaaattattaaattcttcattttttttgtgCAGTCAAAAATCCTCGTCTGCCGGCCCAAATGGATCGGAACAACCCATAGACAGCGCCATGGTGTACCAAGGCGAATTGGACGTCAGTGGCGGTGCACCACAGCCCACGTATCGCGGTGCCCTATTAATCGCTGCGGCATTATGGCTCTTGCGTCATCTTTGTAATTTCAGTGGGCCTAACCTGATATAATCCTGTCGGGGTTATGGAGGAAGAAGAGGTTATGTGGGCCTCGTTACATCGTCTGGGCCTGAGATGGGGGGCCCATGTGACGAAGAACTCGATCAGCCTGAGTCATCTAGACGAGACCACTCGACGAAAGGCAAAAAAATAGATGGAATAGTAGAGGAGAAAAAAAGGTTGCTTAGTTTTAGTGATAGATAGATAGCATTAGGAATATGGTAAAATCACGTTTAAAAgtctttattttgtatttttagattagattcatatttttttaaaaaaagtatgaTTGATATGGGGAATGAGAGACATATTTATTAGGTAGATTAGGGATTATAAAGATAAtttagtgaaaaaaaaaattatttattttgtttacgTTCTCCATAGTGAAATTTTACTTGATTGATGATACATCATCTTTTGCCAGTGTTTTAGCATTTTACATCATTTAAACTACAAAATCAACcaatctttattatttaaaaatacgaagaaaaacaaaatgatcttatttaattaagaatCTAAAGACACGATAATTATtaatacaatttaaaaatatttaatttatttgattttttttctatgATAACAATattatatctatattatatactaAAGTTAAATCCTTTAGTGGTATGTTGGTGAAtcttatcatttttattttacatattttttctcttttcaaCTCCCTCTTTCTCTATCTAGTTTTTCAgtcaatcaaataatataaattatttaatgtttaacatatttataaattaaattaaattaatttttatatgattatatAACGGGAAATTGGctttcagtccccagccgtcgatttttttgtgttcagtccctgggtacttttttaataccacatttccgtatgaagtgtaccacatttctacatgaagtataccacattttgtatgacatagtaccacaattttgtgggtagggagtgaactcaaagaaatattttgattggggatttttcaccaactttcccattatataattataataaaaattaaaatttatataagctCATGCAATGTGTGATCTACCAGATCCTCTAAATCCAAGGGTGGAAACTTGAAATATAAGATATACGGGAAACTGAAATCATAATcgtcaaaaatcatgtttctatgtAGCAAAACATTGTCTATATATCTCTGTTTGAGTTGATAGAGTAGAAGAACGATAGATTAATTGTCAGGAGTTTGATTCCCTCTATCACCAAATCTTCCGGTGAGTTTGTCGCACAATCTGTACCTAATACAGTTTATCTGACTAGCGTGATTTACATGTTATTgtattaattcaaatatttactCGTATATGTCAAAAAATAACAACGAGAGAATATGGGNaaaaaaaaaaaaaaaaaaaaaaaaaaaaaaaaaaaaaaaagcctaTTCAATGTaacaaataaaatcaattgGTACTAGTACTAGCAAACATGCCGgctattaataaaaaataatactaaataagaaaaatagattatatatatatttgagacagatGAAAAAATTCAACCTgaatatatgagatgaatgaAGTAATTACTATTGTTATCGTACACGCATGTTGATTACagtataatatattaatatcatatgatatatatatgtatatagtatattttattttttcaaataatcagtttcaatttttttttataaaataagtcgtttttttcaaatatttgctGAAGTTTAATGAAATTTTGGCGATTTTTCTCAACACAAAAAAAGTTATTCATACTATTTGCTCCATAATAGTTAGTTGAAAAAAATTGATgagatataattaaaattactaAATATACATGAAATCAAATTTACATATCAAATACAATATAAAGGtaaattcgaaaaaaaattggttGTCCCATCACCCATGTCATACCAAtagtatttattaaaataaattcggatttttttgaattatatatgatatatagATGATAATCTATAATGTGTataacatattttataattataataggTTATGGAACTTGAATCAGACGTCAAATAAAAagatatatgtaaattttaattaattaacaagaaaAACGATATCTacgaaatatttaataatattttctgaaaatataattttcccatCGAACTAAGTTCAGATGAAATACTTTCCattcatcaaattaattatgTGCTATGAATGAATATGACAGCTCcggttcattttatttttttaaacatcaaattgcaaaaataaaaaaattatataatttgttcTTTAACTTCTTTTGGTGGAAAGTGCTCGGGAACAATCAATTGGAGTCATCACTCGTTCGATGATAAACTTTGGATTTAATAATTCATAGgataagttattaaataaaatgacgagtgatcatataattaatttaattcatatTTTCTAATAGTTGGTAAAGGTCGTGACTCGTGACATTGCTAAGCAACTTGTCCACAATTATTGTACTATATTATACATaacaaaatttaagaaaattcaTTGAAATTATTTCATATCTTCCATGTATACGCAACATACataatgaaatatatgttttattagttcattatattatgataataatatataattatgatatgattcAAAAAATTAAGATAGAAATTGAATTAAATCTGGAATGaaagataatatattattttttgttatttaagtaaaatttatgtgatataatttattttaaaatgtaatatttgtTTGTTTCAATGTTATTTTTGCAGTTGGACAATCAGATCATCAATATCTTTTTTGGTTGAAATCTTTGTAATCAAATTGaatcaattttaaattatagacAATTTAAAGTTTTAGATACTCGAACCCGAATAATTAACCAAATCTTACTTGAAACACATGAAATCGATATTCGCAATTCGTAAGCAGTTTCCCAAACAAATTGAGTAGGTATTTTgtcagacggtctcacgaatttttatctgtgagacgggttaaccctaccgatatttacaataaaaagtaataattttagcataataagtaatactttttcatggatgacccaaataagagatctatctcacaaaatacgatctgtgagaccgtgtcacacaagtttttggaaaaaaaaaataaatttaattgcaCTTTCCGACAATTCAATGACTTGCAAACTTAAAAATGCAATTTATAGACATTTTGAGTGAAACAAGTTATTACATGTAATTGGAAAATTAAACTTTACATCCATTAAAAGGATCAGAAAAATGTATCCACGAAGTTTCCAGTTATCTTCAtcgactattttttttaaatgtttacgatagGTTAATCACACACTTCActctaacttttttttatttattattttaatgctttagatataattaataattacatTTCACATAACTATTAGGTCAAGGAATGTATATGCAAAAGTTTAGATCAGCGTCTGAGGTGAACGTTTGACCAATGAATATgggttttatttttcttatgaaTAATTTTTCCAGTAATCCTATTGTACATGATTTGTCCAGTATGGTTTACCTGAATAACATATTTATAGAGTACTTCATTACTTTAGAAGTTTACTCAATGCGTAGCGAAAGATAATGACCGACGATGTGTGTGACTCTCAACGGCTCAAATGTATGCATACTTCTCACCTCCTTtagtaatatatttatatattttttttatcgaaataCATCCTTCACCTATCACCCCGGTTCAGTGGATTCCCTACGTCTTGTGTTTGATAAGATTATGGATCGCGGCTTAATTTGGGATGgataagaaatttatttttctccAGTGTAATTTTGCTATCGACTAAGTATTATATTAATCAAAACACAATcagaataattaaattaaataaaaacagcTCTCAATTATGTaaagaacaataaaaaaatattaaatttgacaAATTCGAGGCACCCATGCATTTgccaatattattattattattgttattggtgttattattattatatatgatcTTTTGTGCTATATATGATAATTTTGTCTGAaaactattgttttaaaaaaaatgttttttaaaaaaaaacaaatttgtgCTTAGAATCTGATTGAGATATATAATTTCTGGAGTCTGTCTTTAATTAGTGTATTTAAAAGTAATAATCTGATAATTCCCTATCATTTGATTGGCTTCAGCCATCAAATTAAGGCAGGTCTTAGTGCTGTTGATCTAACTTATTTAACTTTTTTCTGACTTTAttagacacacacacatatatatgtatattatctTAGTTATTTCTTC
This genomic interval carries:
- the LOC140962167 gene encoding thaumatin-like protein 1b, giving the protein MGRFYLHVVLLIFSNSIVSGVYSAGTFTFVNKCAFTVWPGILSNAGIASLEPTGFSLQTGETKIISAPASWGGRFWGRTQCGFDSTGKFSCVTGDCGSGKVECAGSGAAPPATLAEFTLNGYGGKDFYDVSLVDGYNIPMLLVPQGGSGTNCTNTGCIRDLNSACPSALQVMSSGGERVACKSACEALGNDEYCCVGAYGTPQSCQPTQYSQLFKSACPQAYSYAYDDSTSTFTCTGADYIVMFCPSPNTSQKSSSAGPNGSEQPIDSAMVYQGELDVSGGAPQPTYRGALLIAAALWLLRHLCNFSGPNLI